In Polaribacter sp. L3A8, a genomic segment contains:
- a CDS encoding GlmU family protein — translation MNYILFDGDVRNSLLPFTYTRPVAEIRIGILTIREKWEKHLGLTTTTVTEEYLEEKYPMVEMEENILINASFCPTESLVDKIKELSKNEAIFKGEDVIAFYTSDSQEEVNFDEYTQIEFEEDLLQVKNTWDIFSLNASAIQQDFDLITEGRTSEPIPAGTRCINAENIFIEEGAEITFATLNASEGPIYIGKDAVVLENSAVKGPFAMGEHAVLKMGAKIYGGTTLGPYCKVGGEVSNSVLFGYSSKGHDGYLGNSVLGEWCNLGADTNNSNLKNNYAEVKLWDYETGRFAKTGLQFCGLMMGDHSKCGINTMFNTGTVVGVSVNLFGSGFPRNFVPSFSWGGASGFTEYKTNKVFEVAEVVMKRRDIVFDEMEQKILEYVFEETKQYRNY, via the coding sequence ATGAATTATATTCTATTTGATGGCGATGTTAGAAACTCGTTATTACCATTTACATACACAAGACCAGTTGCAGAGATTAGAATAGGAATTTTAACCATTAGAGAAAAATGGGAGAAACACTTAGGCTTAACTACAACAACTGTTACTGAGGAATATTTAGAAGAAAAATATCCGATGGTAGAAATGGAAGAAAATATTTTGATAAACGCTTCTTTTTGTCCGACAGAGAGTTTGGTTGATAAGATTAAAGAATTATCAAAAAATGAAGCTATTTTTAAAGGAGAAGATGTTATTGCTTTTTACACATCAGATTCTCAAGAAGAAGTTAATTTTGATGAATACACACAAATAGAATTTGAAGAAGATCTTTTACAAGTAAAAAACACTTGGGATATTTTTTCTTTAAATGCATCAGCAATTCAACAAGATTTCGATTTAATTACAGAAGGTAGAACGTCTGAGCCAATACCAGCAGGAACAAGGTGTATTAATGCCGAAAATATTTTTATTGAAGAAGGAGCAGAAATTACTTTTGCGACTTTAAATGCTTCTGAAGGACCTATTTATATTGGTAAAGATGCGGTAGTTTTAGAAAACAGTGCTGTAAAAGGACCCTTTGCAATGGGAGAACATGCCGTATTAAAAATGGGCGCAAAAATATATGGAGGAACCACTTTAGGACCGTACTGTAAAGTAGGAGGAGAGGTTAGTAATTCTGTTTTATTTGGCTATTCTAGTAAAGGACATGATGGTTATTTAGGGAACTCTGTTTTAGGAGAATGGTGTAATTTAGGTGCAGATACCAACAATTCTAATTTAAAGAATAATTATGCTGAAGTAAAATTATGGGATTATGAAACAGGTCGTTTTGCTAAAACGGGTTTACAGTTTTGTGGTTTAATGATGGGAGATCATTCTAAATGCGGAATTAACACCATGTTTAATACAGGAACTGTAGTTGGCGTTAGCGTAAATCTTTTTGGAAGCGGATTTCCAAGAAACTTTGTACCTTCTTTTAGTTGGGGAGGAGCATCTGGATTTACAGAATACAAAACCAACAAAGTTTTTGAAGTTGCCGAAGTTGTTATGAAACGTAGAGATATTGTTTTTGATGAAATGGAGCAAAAAATATTAGAATACGTTTTCGAAGAAACAAAACAATATAGAAATTATTAA
- the guaB gene encoding IMP dehydrogenase encodes MTAHNNKILGEGLTYDDVLLVPAFSEVLPREVSIQTKFTRNITINVPIASAAMDTVTESALAIAIAREGGIGVLHKNMTIEQQAKEVRKVKRAESGMILDPVTLPLTAVVSEAKANMKEHGIGGIPIIDDNGILKGIVTNRDLRFEHDGQRPIVEVMTSENLVTASVGTSLGDAEKILQNYKIEKLLIVDEDYKLKGLITFRDITKVTQKPIANKDSFGRLRVAAALGVTGDAVDRAEALVNAGVDAVIIDTAHGHTKGVVMVLKAVKAKFPNLDVVVGNIATGAAAKYLVEAGADAVKVGIGPGSICTTRIVAGVGFPQFSAVLEVAAAIKGSGVPVIADGGIRYTGDIPKAIAAGADSVMLGSLLAGTKESPGETIIYEGRKFKSYRGMGSVEAMKHGSKDRYFQDVEDDIKKLVPEGIVGRVPYKGELAESIHQFIGGLRAGMGYCGAKDVETLKETGRFVRITASGINESHPHDVVITKESPNYSRR; translated from the coding sequence ATGACAGCACACAACAACAAAATTTTAGGAGAAGGATTAACATACGACGACGTTCTTTTGGTCCCAGCCTTTTCAGAAGTACTTCCAAGAGAAGTAAGTATTCAAACAAAATTTACTAGAAACATTACAATCAACGTACCAATTGCATCTGCAGCAATGGATACTGTTACAGAATCTGCTTTAGCAATTGCAATTGCAAGAGAAGGTGGTATTGGTGTTTTACATAAAAATATGACTATTGAGCAACAAGCGAAAGAAGTTAGAAAAGTAAAACGTGCAGAAAGCGGAATGATTTTAGATCCGGTAACTTTGCCTTTAACAGCTGTTGTTTCTGAAGCGAAAGCAAACATGAAAGAACATGGTATTGGAGGAATTCCTATTATAGATGACAATGGTATTTTAAAAGGTATTGTTACGAATAGAGATTTACGTTTTGAGCATGATGGACAAAGACCAATTGTAGAAGTAATGACTAGCGAAAATCTAGTAACTGCTTCTGTAGGAACTTCTTTGGGTGATGCCGAAAAAATTCTTCAGAATTATAAAATAGAAAAACTTTTAATTGTTGATGAAGATTACAAATTAAAAGGATTAATAACATTTAGAGATATTACCAAAGTAACTCAAAAGCCAATTGCTAACAAAGATTCTTTTGGTAGATTAAGAGTTGCAGCTGCCTTAGGTGTTACTGGTGATGCTGTAGATAGAGCAGAAGCTTTAGTAAATGCAGGTGTAGATGCTGTAATTATAGATACTGCCCATGGTCATACAAAAGGTGTAGTAATGGTTTTAAAAGCAGTAAAAGCAAAGTTTCCAAACTTAGATGTAGTTGTTGGTAATATAGCAACTGGTGCAGCAGCTAAATATTTAGTAGAAGCAGGAGCAGATGCTGTAAAAGTTGGTATTGGTCCAGGTTCTATTTGTACAACAAGAATTGTTGCAGGAGTTGGTTTTCCTCAATTTTCTGCAGTTTTAGAAGTTGCCGCAGCTATTAAAGGAAGTGGAGTACCAGTTATTGCAGATGGTGGAATTCGTTATACAGGAGATATTCCTAAAGCAATTGCAGCCGGAGCAGATTCTGTAATGTTGGGTTCTTTATTGGCCGGAACAAAAGAATCTCCAGGAGAAACTATTATTTACGAAGGAAGAAAATTTAAGTCTTATAGAGGTATGGGATCTGTAGAAGCAATGAAACATGGTTCTAAAGATAGATACTTTCAAGATGTAGAAGATGATATTAAAAAATTAGTTCCAGAAGGTATTGTAGGTCGTGTTCCTTATAAAGGTGAGTTAGCAGAAAGTATTCACCAATTTATTGGAGGTTTACGTGCAGGTATGGGATACTGTGGTGCTAAAGATGTAGAAACATTAAAAGAAACAGGACGATTTGTAAGAATTACCGCAAGCGGAATTAATGAAAGTCATCCTCATGATGTTGTTATTACTAAAGAATCGCCTAATTATAGCAGAAGGTAA
- the priA gene encoding replication restart helicase PriA — translation MLHFIDVILPIPIQKTFTYSVTEEEAIFLQKGMRVAVSFGKSKMYSALVLNIHQTKPTLYEAKEIHQILDEVPLVNELQLQHWQWISNYYICSLGDVYRAALPSAFLLESETIINKNEAFTEEDLLADDEYLIYEALQHQSQLTIHQVAAILGKKKVMPIVNSLIKKTAITIKEEIYEQYKPKLVKYVRLHSDYSSDDSLGKLLEDLSRAKKQREAVLGFFQLSTSKKPIKAKELEEKANVSSTILKSLVDKNIFEFYHIQTDRIQFKGDTNDLKVLNEFQEKALSEIKETFVEKDVTLLHGVTSSGKTEVYTKLIQEVLDEGKQVLFLLPEIALTTQIITRLQFYFGEQISVFHSKYSMNERVEVWNNVLENKPKARIILGARSSIFLPFSNLGLIVVDEEHETSYKQFEPSPRYNARDAAIVLAKIHKAKILLGSATPSLESYFNAQQKKYGFVALNRRHGNVLLPKIELINVKEKQRKKEMKGHFSDCLLKLIQEALDLKEQVILFQNRRGFSPVVECKTCGISPQCPNCDVSLTYHKFRNELRCHYCNYQRAMPNSCGACGSNTLDNKGFGTEQIELELTELFPDHKIGRMDLDTTRGKYGYQKIIGAFEAREIDVLVGTQMLSKGLDFDNVTLVGILNADSMLNFPDFRAHERAYDMMVQVSGRAGRNKKQGNVAIQTYNPFHQILQQVSTTNYAEMYKEQLQERWQFKYPPYYRLIKITLKHKDYNKVDSGVNWLFKALTSSFGEHVLGPSAPAVSRIRNQYIKNIVIKIPPKQSLASTKKQLQKIKDTFEAVKDFRPIRFITDVDAY, via the coding sequence TTGTTACATTTTATAGACGTCATACTGCCCATTCCTATTCAGAAAACATTTACGTATTCTGTGACTGAAGAAGAAGCTATTTTTTTGCAAAAAGGAATGCGTGTTGCTGTTTCTTTTGGAAAATCGAAGATGTATTCTGCATTGGTTTTAAACATTCATCAAACAAAACCAACGTTATATGAAGCTAAAGAAATTCATCAGATTTTAGATGAAGTACCTTTGGTTAATGAGTTGCAATTACAGCATTGGCAATGGATTTCTAATTATTACATCTGTTCTTTAGGTGATGTGTATAGAGCTGCTTTACCTTCTGCTTTTTTATTAGAAAGCGAAACCATTATCAATAAAAATGAAGCTTTTACAGAAGAGGATCTTTTAGCTGATGATGAATATTTAATTTATGAAGCTTTACAACATCAATCTCAATTAACCATTCATCAGGTTGCAGCCATTTTAGGAAAGAAAAAAGTAATGCCCATTGTTAATTCGTTGATAAAAAAAACGGCGATCACTATAAAAGAAGAAATTTACGAACAATACAAACCTAAATTAGTAAAATATGTTCGTTTACATTCTGATTATTCTTCGGATGATTCTTTAGGTAAACTACTAGAAGATTTATCTAGAGCCAAAAAACAACGAGAAGCTGTTTTAGGTTTCTTTCAATTATCAACGTCTAAAAAACCAATAAAAGCAAAAGAATTAGAAGAAAAAGCAAACGTATCTTCTACTATTTTAAAATCTCTAGTTGATAAAAACATCTTTGAATTTTACCATATTCAAACTGATAGAATTCAGTTTAAAGGAGATACAAACGATTTAAAAGTGCTCAATGAATTTCAAGAAAAAGCACTTTCTGAAATTAAGGAAACCTTTGTAGAAAAAGACGTAACACTCTTACACGGAGTTACAAGTTCTGGTAAAACAGAAGTTTATACAAAACTAATTCAAGAAGTTTTAGATGAAGGAAAACAAGTGTTATTCTTGTTGCCAGAAATAGCATTAACCACACAAATTATAACGCGTTTACAATTTTATTTTGGAGAACAAATTTCTGTTTTTCACTCTAAATATTCCATGAACGAACGTGTAGAAGTTTGGAATAATGTTTTAGAAAACAAACCAAAAGCCAGAATTATTTTAGGAGCTCGTTCTTCTATCTTTTTACCGTTTTCTAACTTAGGTTTAATTGTTGTTGATGAAGAGCATGAAACTTCTTACAAACAGTTTGAACCATCTCCAAGATATAATGCTAGAGACGCTGCTATTGTTTTAGCCAAGATTCACAAAGCAAAAATATTATTGGGTTCTGCTACTCCATCTCTAGAGAGTTACTTTAATGCACAACAAAAAAAATATGGTTTTGTAGCATTAAATAGGCGACACGGAAATGTTTTATTACCAAAAATTGAATTGATTAACGTTAAAGAGAAGCAACGAAAAAAAGAAATGAAAGGTCATTTTTCTGATTGTTTGCTAAAATTGATTCAAGAAGCTTTAGACTTAAAAGAGCAAGTAATTTTGTTTCAAAACAGACGTGGTTTTTCGCCTGTTGTAGAGTGTAAAACTTGTGGTATTTCGCCTCAATGCCCAAATTGTGATGTGAGTTTAACCTATCATAAATTTAGAAACGAATTACGTTGTCATTACTGTAATTATCAGCGTGCAATGCCAAATAGTTGTGGCGCTTGCGGTAGTAATACTTTAGATAATAAAGGTTTTGGTACAGAACAAATTGAATTAGAATTAACTGAACTTTTTCCTGATCATAAAATAGGAAGAATGGATTTAGACACTACTCGTGGTAAATATGGTTATCAGAAAATAATTGGTGCTTTTGAAGCCCGTGAAATAGATGTTTTAGTGGGTACACAAATGCTTTCTAAAGGTTTAGATTTTGACAATGTTACTTTAGTGGGGATTTTAAATGCAGATTCTATGCTAAACTTCCCCGATTTTAGAGCGCATGAACGTGCCTACGATATGATGGTACAGGTTTCTGGTAGAGCAGGTAGAAATAAAAAACAAGGAAATGTAGCCATACAAACCTACAATCCGTTTCATCAAATACTGCAACAAGTTTCTACAACCAATTATGCAGAAATGTATAAAGAACAATTGCAAGAACGTTGGCAATTTAAATATCCTCCTTATTACAGGTTGATAAAAATAACACTAAAACACAAAGATTATAACAAAGTTGATAGTGGCGTAAATTGGTTGTTTAAAGCGTTAACTAGTTCTTTTGGAGAGCATGTTTTAGGCCCTTCTGCCCCTGCAGTTTCTAGAATTAGAAATCAATATATTAAAAATATTGTTATTAAAATTCCTCCAAAACAGAGTTTAGCAAGCACAAAAAAACAACTTCAAAAGATAAAAGATACTTTTGAAGCTGTTAAAGATTTTAGGCCCATCCGTTTTATAACTGATGTGGATGCGTATTAA
- a CDS encoding TrkH family potassium uptake protein has translation MNIAFKKIYKSAFWASVLGLFAFIFHFGFEQSIFVQQLIDGFYFIVIALGLTSTFVRYYENPHLLKRNVLVFDLLSIGYLLGIIYMYLFVGESFQTDLVLDNPLWLVFAVILSFIREFSELKLNFNRIYLNPAQLFILSFLTIIFLGSLLLMMPKATYNGLPFIDALFTSASAVCVTGLAVVDTGSYFTVFGQSIILILIQIGGLGILTFASYFSYFFKGGSTYENQLTLSEMTNSQRIGGVFNTLKNIIVITVTVELIAAILIYVSLDDALVTNFVDKAFFSVFHAISAFCNAGFSTLSNSIYEVGFRFNYPLQLVIIATFFLGSLGFPIVVNLLKYLKHVILNFFKFQSYRKTYKPWVLKINSRINLVTTLSLTGIAFILFFIIEYHNTLEEHSLFGKMVNALFIATTPRTAGFNSVDMTALASPTIMITFLLMWIGASPASTGGGIKTSTFAIAILNILSLAKGKNRIEVYRREIADISVKRAFATIALSLIVIGSSIMLITIFNPELGLLKIAFESFSAYSTVGLSLGITSSLGTASKLVVIAIMFIGRVSMLSIMVAVFRKIKHKNYRYPSEEITIN, from the coding sequence ATGAATATTGCTTTTAAAAAAATATATAAGTCTGCATTTTGGGCAAGTGTTTTAGGGTTGTTTGCTTTTATATTTCATTTTGGTTTTGAGCAATCTATTTTTGTACAGCAGCTTATAGATGGCTTTTACTTTATTGTAATTGCATTAGGCTTAACGTCTACTTTTGTGCGGTATTATGAAAATCCGCATCTTTTAAAAAGGAATGTATTGGTCTTTGACCTCCTTTCTATCGGATATCTATTAGGTATTATTTATATGTATTTGTTTGTTGGTGAATCCTTTCAAACAGATTTGGTTTTAGACAATCCGTTGTGGTTGGTTTTTGCTGTTATTTTATCATTTATAAGAGAGTTTTCTGAATTGAAATTAAATTTCAATAGAATTTATTTGAACCCTGCTCAGTTATTTATTTTAAGTTTTTTAACCATCATCTTTTTAGGCTCTTTATTATTGATGATGCCAAAAGCAACCTATAATGGTTTGCCTTTTATAGATGCTTTGTTTACGTCTGCAAGTGCTGTTTGTGTTACAGGATTGGCTGTAGTAGATACGGGTTCTTACTTTACCGTTTTTGGGCAATCTATCATTTTAATTCTAATTCAAATTGGTGGTTTAGGAATTTTAACTTTTGCGAGCTATTTTAGTTATTTCTTTAAAGGTGGTAGCACGTATGAGAATCAATTAACGTTAAGTGAAATGACAAATTCACAAAGAATTGGAGGTGTTTTTAATACCTTAAAAAATATTATTGTAATCACTGTAACGGTAGAGTTAATCGCCGCCATACTTATTTACGTTTCTTTAGATGATGCCTTAGTAACCAATTTTGTAGACAAAGCTTTTTTCTCTGTTTTTCATGCTATATCTGCTTTTTGTAACGCAGGTTTTTCTACGTTAAGTAATAGTATTTATGAAGTTGGTTTTCGTTTTAATTATCCTTTACAACTGGTTATTATTGCTACTTTTTTTCTTGGGAGTTTAGGGTTTCCTATTGTAGTAAACCTCTTAAAATATTTAAAACATGTTATTCTTAATTTTTTTAAGTTTCAATCTTATAGAAAAACCTATAAACCTTGGGTACTAAAAATTAACAGCCGAATTAATTTAGTTACTACTTTATCTCTTACAGGTATTGCTTTTATACTTTTCTTTATTATAGAATACCATAATACTTTAGAAGAACATTCGCTTTTTGGTAAAATGGTCAATGCTTTATTTATTGCAACCACACCTAGAACAGCCGGTTTTAATTCGGTAGACATGACTGCTTTGGCATCTCCAACAATAATGATTACCTTTTTATTAATGTGGATTGGAGCTTCGCCTGCATCCACCGGAGGTGGTATAAAAACCAGTACTTTTGCCATTGCTATTTTAAATATACTCAGTTTAGCAAAAGGTAAAAACAGAATAGAAGTATACCGAAGAGAAATTGCAGATATTTCTGTAAAAAGAGCATTTGCAACCATAGCACTGTCATTAATTGTAATAGGTTCTAGTATTATGCTAATTACTATTTTTAACCCAGAATTAGGGTTGTTAAAAATCGCTTTCGAAAGTTTTTCTGCCTATAGTACTGTTGGTTTAAGTTTAGGTATTACGTCTAGTCTTGGTACGGCAAGCAAATTAGTTGTAATTGCTATTATGTTTATAGGAAGAGTAAGTATGCTTTCTATAATGGTAGCCGTTTTTAGAAAAATTAAACATAAAAATTATCGCTACCCAAGCGAAGAAATAACCATAAACTAA
- a CDS encoding potassium channel family protein produces the protein MKYIIVGLGNFGAPLAEKLTTQGNEVIGIDSNMAKVELYKERISHTICMDATDESTVSGLPLSDTDVVIIAFGQDQGANVMTTALFKNFQVKRLISRAINPLHEKVLNAIGIEEIVHPEEESAERWAKKLCLTNVVDSFELSADFSIIEVNIPERYIGSTIKEIQLRRKYNILALTTIKKRKVKSLVGKSRNEEQVQGVIAPDTVLSENDILVIYGANKDLRKFTNK, from the coding sequence ATGAAATATATTATTGTAGGACTCGGAAATTTTGGTGCTCCATTGGCAGAAAAACTAACTACGCAAGGAAATGAAGTTATTGGGATAGATAGCAATATGGCAAAAGTTGAATTGTATAAAGAAAGAATTTCTCATACTATTTGTATGGATGCTACGGATGAATCTACCGTTTCTGGATTGCCATTAAGTGATACCGATGTGGTTATTATCGCCTTTGGGCAAGATCAAGGAGCTAATGTTATGACAACGGCATTGTTTAAAAATTTTCAAGTAAAACGATTAATTAGTAGGGCGATAAATCCTTTGCACGAAAAAGTTTTAAACGCCATTGGTATTGAAGAAATAGTGCATCCAGAAGAAGAATCTGCAGAGCGTTGGGCTAAAAAATTATGTTTAACAAATGTGGTTGATTCTTTTGAGTTGAGTGCAGATTTTAGCATTATTGAGGTAAATATACCTGAAAGATATATTGGTAGCACTATTAAGGAAATTCAGCTTCGTAGAAAATACAATATCTTAGCGTTAACCACCATTAAAAAAAGAAAAGTAAAATCTCTTGTTGGTAAATCTAGAAACGAAGAACAGGTGCAAGGTGTAATTGCACCAGATACCGTTTTAAGTGAAAATGATATTTTAGTAATCTATGGTGCTAATAAAGATTTAAGAAAATTTACCAATAAATAA
- a CDS encoding acyl-CoA thioesterase, whose protein sequence is MTKKFKFIEESQVKIMELMKPSNSNFSGKIHGGYILNLMDQIAFACASKHSGNYCVTASVNKVDFLNPIEVGELVTMKASINFTGRTSMVVGLRVDSENIRTGKTKHCNSSYFTMVAKDDDGKSTPVPGIVLTTKDEVRRFARSITRQSEGRHRTSRFSSNVFEINDYIHLLEESNSKIDLK, encoded by the coding sequence ATGACTAAGAAGTTTAAATTTATAGAAGAATCACAAGTAAAAATAATGGAGTTAATGAAACCATCTAACTCTAATTTTAGTGGTAAAATTCATGGAGGTTATATTTTAAATTTGATGGACCAAATTGCATTTGCCTGTGCTTCTAAACATTCTGGAAATTACTGTGTAACGGCTTCTGTAAATAAAGTAGATTTTTTAAACCCTATAGAAGTTGGAGAGTTGGTAACCATGAAAGCTTCTATTAATTTTACAGGTAGAACTTCTATGGTTGTTGGGTTGCGTGTAGATTCTGAAAACATAAGAACCGGAAAAACAAAACATTGTAACTCTTCTTATTTTACAATGGTGGCAAAAGATGACGATGGTAAAAGTACTCCAGTTCCTGGAATTGTATTAACAACCAAAGATGAAGTAAGACGTTTTGCTAGAAGTATTACTAGACAAAGTGAAGGAAGACACAGAACCTCTCGTTTTAGTAGTAATGTTTTTGAAATAAATGATTATATCCATTTATTAGAAGAAAGCAATTCTAAAATTGACTTAAAATAG